Genomic window (Ureibacillus composti):
TTTCATTTTCACGAACTGCTTTCCAAGAACGACCTAATTTTGAGTGTTCTAGACGTAAAACTGCAAAAATTGTAAATAGTAAAATCACTAAAGTAACGAAATAGAATTGATTCGGAAAAACTAGCTCTATACCAAAAAGTTTTGGTGGTGTGACCGAAGAAATACCCATAGCGCCGCCAGTAAAGTTAATTGGTCTATCTAAGTTATTGAAAACAATACGGATAATTTCACCAAATCCTAATGTTACGATCGCTAAATAGTCACCCTTAACTCGAAGTACTGGAACCCCAATCAATACCCCTGCTATTGCAGCACAAATACCGCCAATTATTAGAAAGCCCCAAAAACTTTCCCCACCAAGAGGATATTGTCCAAATGGCATAAAGTTTGAAGCCTGAGGTGTTGCAAAAATACTATAGGAATAAGCTCCGACTGCAAAGAAGGCAACAAATCCTAAATCTAATAGTCCAGCCATACCAACAACGATATTTAGACCTAACGCCATAGAAATGTAGATCCCTACCATTGTGGCTACTTCCATATAAGATTGATACGCTGGCCCACCACTAGAAGCAAATGGGATAAGGAAGAATAACAGCCCTGCGGCAACAATCCATTTCGTCACCTTTTTTAAGTTCATATAATGTAGAACAAGCAATGATCCAAGTAATAATAAAAATGATACAACTGATTTTTGAGAAAAATATAACGCAGAAGAAGTTACGGCGATGAAGACGCTAAAAAGAATAACTTGTGACCATTTATGTTGTAAAAATGATGAAAACTTTGCTTTCATAATCAGTCACCTACACTTTCTCAGCAGTTGGTTTACCAAGCAAACCTTCTGGCTTGAATATTAATACTAAAATTAAGATGGCAAATGCAAATACGTCTTTATATTCTGCACCGAATATTCCACCAGTAAGTAAAGATAGATTAGCCGCTGCAAACATCTCCATTACCCCTAGCATAATACCACCTAACATTGCACCTCGAATATTACCAATCCCACCTAATACTGCGGCAATAAATGCTTTAAGACCTAATATAAAACCGATATAAGGATCAATTGTCCCGTATTGTAATGCAAATAAAACACCTGTTGCACCACCTAAAGCTGAACCAATAAAGAACGTAATTGAGATGACTTTATTAACATTAATAGACATCAATGCAGCTGTTTCTCGATCTAATGCTACTGCGCGCATGGCAGTTCCCCACTTTGTTCTATTAACAAAGAAGTCTAGTGTAATCATTAGTAAGATTGCAACGGTTAGTACTATTAAAAAAGAAGTTTTGAAACTTGCATCATTAAAAACACTCCAAATTGATGAAGTCTTTAGGTTAATATTTTCCGAAAATAACGAAGGGCCTGTCACAATATAATTTCCACTCGTTAATTCGGCAATAAATCGAATAACATCTTGTAAAACAAAGGAAATCCCGATTGCTGTAATTAGAGGAATTAATCGTGGGGCATTACGAAGTGGACGATACGCTACTCTTTCCATACCCACTCCAATAAATCCAGTTATACTTGCTGTAATTACCAATACGATAATAAGCAAAAGAATTTGTGGAATTGCTGATCCCCAACCCATAAACATGATAAAAAGAGCAGTACCAATAAATGCACCAGTCATAAAAATTTCACCATGTGCAAAGTTTATTAATTGTAAAATTCCATAAACCATCGTATACCCAAGGGCAACAACTGCATAAACAGCCCCTAATGTTAATCCATCTATAAGCACTTGAGGCAAAGTCTGAAA
Coding sequences:
- a CDS encoding branched-chain amino acid ABC transporter permease, which encodes MKAKFSSFLQHKWSQVILFSVFIAVTSSALYFSQKSVVSFLLLLGSLLVLHYMNLKKVTKWIVAAGLLFFLIPFASSGGPAYQSYMEVATMVGIYISMALGLNIVVGMAGLLDLGFVAFFAVGAYSYSIFATPQASNFMPFGQYPLGGESFWGFLIIGGICAAIAGVLIGVPVLRVKGDYLAIVTLGFGEIIRIVFNNLDRPINFTGGAMGISSVTPPKLFGIELVFPNQFYFVTLVILLFTIFAVLRLEHSKLGRSWKAVRENEIAAQAMGIPLVKTKLLAFALGATFSGMMGVVFAAKQAFIDPTSFTLMESFTILVMVVLGGMGSVPGVILGAAVVTILNLQVLTELTNWVNQLSLNGIVTIPDALSPAKMQKFIFGAILVLFALYRPKGLIPSKNKIFDASKLKVSKKTEGIENKDSVVVENEKVQV
- a CDS encoding branched-chain amino acid ABC transporter permease, translating into MLPEMFQTLPQVLIDGLTLGAVYAVVALGYTMVYGILQLINFAHGEIFMTGAFIGTALFIMFMGWGSAIPQILLLIIVLVITASITGFIGVGMERVAYRPLRNAPRLIPLITAIGISFVLQDVIRFIAELTSGNYIVTGPSLFSENINLKTSSIWSVFNDASFKTSFLIVLTVAILLMITLDFFVNRTKWGTAMRAVALDRETAALMSINVNKVISITFFIGSALGGATGVLFALQYGTIDPYIGFILGLKAFIAAVLGGIGNIRGAMLGGIMLGVMEMFAAANLSLLTGGIFGAEYKDVFAFAILILVLIFKPEGLLGKPTAEKV